From the genome of Treponema denticola:
TTATATGTACCTTCCTTTTTCATCTCGGTTATTTTTCTGGTGACCAAATCTATCAAAAGCTTTTCAGTTTCAATACGGGAAACTTGAACGTTTCCGTGGGGGTCTCGATCCATTAAAAGCTGTAAAGAAATGTTTTCAGGAAGGTTGTCAAAAAGAGCAAAAGCTTTTTTGGACAAGTGTTTTTGAAGCCAAGATTTTTTTCCTGCAAAGGTTTTTAGCTTTGAAAAGGCTGAAGTCTTTTCGGCCATAATATCATTTATTTCTTCAATCAATTCATCCATTTCAGGGATAAATTCTATAATTCCTTCCGGAACCAAAACAACCCCGAAGTTTTCGCCTTTTTGAGATCTTTTTACAATTATATCCACAATGTAATCCGTAACCTGCTTCAAGGTAACTTTTTTTTCGGCCAGTTCTTCACCGATTAAGCAGACATTGGGCTGAGTTTTTAAAGCACATTCAAGGGCTATGTGGCTTGCGGAGCGGCCCATGAGTTTTATAAAATGCCAATATTTACGTGCGGAATTTACGTCTCGGCAAATGTTTCCGATTAACTCCGAATAGAGTTTTGTTGCAGTATCAAAACCGAAGGAAGTTTCGATGTATTGATTTTTTAAGTCGCCGTCTATTGTTTTAGGAACGCCTATAACCTTTGTATTTAACTTTGCCTGAATAAAGTATTTTGCCAAAAAAGCCGCATTTGTATTCGAATCATCTCCTCCGATTATGATAAGGGCATCCAGCTTTAATTTTTTTACGTTTTGAATCGAACTTTCAATCTGTTCCTCAGTTTCTATCTTTGTTCTTCCTGAGCCGATTATGTCAAAGCCGCCCGTATTTCTGTACTTATCGATTAAGGCTTTTTTTATTTCGACATAACGTCCTTTTATCAAACCTTCAGGGCCGCTTAAAAATCCGTAAAGTTTGGAATTTGCATTGCCTTTTTTTAGGGCATCAAAAAGACCGGAAATTACGTTGTGACCTCCGGGAGCCTGTCCCCCCGAAAGAATTACACCGAATTTTAAGGGCTTATGCTCTACTTCCGATTTTCCCTTTACAAATCTGATAATGGGCATTCCGTAAGTATGTGGGAATATCTCTTTTAATTCCGCCTGGTCAGATTGTGCATGTGTAGCCTCTCCTATTTCCGGCTTAATCAAACTCAAAGGTTCCGCAAATACTTTTGGGATTTTCGGTTCGTAATGATAGCGCAATCTCTGCATTGTGGATTCATTCATTTTTATTCTCCTTTAAAATTTAATGCGCCCGTTTAAACTTCTTGCAAGGGTCAAACGGTCAGCATATTCCAAATCGCCTCCGACAGGTAAGCCTGAGGCAAGCCTCGTTATATTAACAGGCAAGTCCTGCAATATTTTTTGAATGTATAGGGCTGTGGTATCGCCTTCAATCGTAGGGTTGGTTGCAAGAATAACCTCGGTAATTCCGCCTTCATGAATACGTCTTATAAGCTCGCTTATATGTAATTGATCGGGGCCTATACCTTCAAGGGGAGCTATAAGTCCGCCCAGAACATGGAACAAGCCTCGATATTCAGGGATTGAAGAAATTGTGTTCACATCCTGAGGAAAGCCTACTACACAGATAGTTGCTCTATCCCTTGTTTCATCCGCACAAATAGAACAAATCTCATCTTCGGTATAAGAACCGCAGACCTTACAAGGATGAATTTTATCATGCAAGGTAGAAACAGCTTCCGCTAAACGCAAGGCATCCGCATGGCCCTGTTTTAGAAGATGATAGGCGATGCGGGCAGCACTCTTATGACCGATACCCGGAAGACGGGAAAATGAATCTATAACGGAATCAATAGCATTCACTAATTTAATACCTCTTTTTAAAAAGGTAAACCGCCTGCAAGACTTGCAAGGGGCCCAAGTTTATTTTGTAAAAGTTCTTTTAGTTTTGCCACTGCATCATTATGAGCAGCCCTGATTAAATCCTGAAGCATAGGAACATCACGATTATCTACAGCTATAGGATCGAGGAAGATAGATTCAACTTCAAAACTGCCTTTTAAACGGATTTTTACAAGACCTCCGCCTGATACCCCCTCAACAACTTCTTGATCAAGGTCGGATTTAATATTAGCAATTTTTGCTTGGATTTCTTTTGCATTTTTCATAATATCAAAAGGATTCAATTTGTTACTCCTCACAAATACTTTTTATATAATACCATTAATAGATTAACATTTTTTTATAAATAATACAAGTAAGCTATTTATAAATATTTTTACAAATTTTTTACAAAAAAAGATCTGCGCTGAATCGGACTATAGCCGTTAAATCTAATTGCCTCTATATGCTTTTTGGTTCCGTACCCCTTGTGTTTTTCATATCCGTATTCCGGATAAATCCAAGAGTAGCGTATCATCATTTTATCCCTTGCAGTCTTTGCTAAAATAGAAGCCGCCATAACCTCATAAACGGAATCATCAGCCTTTACGAGAGCCTTAATCGAAGAACAATTTTTAATATTTGGAATAAAGTTACCGTCAACAATAATATCCGGTTCTATAAATTTATCACTGTTTAATTTACAGAATTCTTGAAGTTTTAAATAAAGGCCTTCATAAGCTCTTTCCATTGCCAAAAAAGTTGCCTGCAAGATATTTATCTCATCTATTTCGTAATTGGATGCCCAGCCGATAGACCAAAGAACATTTGGGTCGGCATATATGGTTTTACGCACTTCTTCTCTTTTTTTTTCTGTCAGTTTTTTTGAATCTTTTAAAATTGAAAAATCAAAGCTGCTTGGAAGGATAACGGCAGCTGCCGTAACAGGGCCTGCAAGGGGGCCTCTTCCTGCCTCATCTATACCGCATAACATTATGGTTCCCTCATAATAGATTTTGAAAAACCTTGTATAATAGGCTGATATTTTATATCCATTTTTGAATTCTTATTATACCAAATAGCGGTATCCTTGTTTGCTTCGGCTTCAGGTAAACGGATAAGATTAAGCCTTCCTAAAGATATTTCGGAATTCCAAGCTTCTAAAAAACGGGCTGTAAACTCAGGCGTAAATGAAGATCTTATATCATCCATTTCAATAATTGAATTGACTGAAGAAATTGCAGCAATGGAAAATCCGGCTCCTGTAAAATCTAAGTTTTTGAAGACAGCTGAAGAATTATTTATATTAAAAATAAGGCAATGGTTACTTTGCTCCGAAATGATTGTACTATCCGAAATATCCAAATGAGCATAAAATGATTTTAAAATAGGTCCGCCTTCAACGGCTTGAAGTTTTACATTATTTAATTTTATTTCTGCCTTATCTGCATAAAGTACGGGAACTTCTCTCGGTTCTTCACTGGGTTCCCTTCTAAAAATATCACAGTTTTCAATTTCAAAATTGGCGCCTATTACAATAAAGCCGGCATTTTTTGAAACATGGATTGAAGACCGTGAGCTTGCTGAAGAAATTTTTATATTACGGGTAATTAAAATAGGTTCATTTAAAATACAATCCCCTCTTACATAAATTTTCCATTTTTCTGAACTCACTGTATTTGTTTTTAAAAATGAAATATTGTTTATAGAATCTACAGCTTCATAAATGGAAGAAAACGGTTTTAAGGGATTTCCATCGGAGTTTTTTACTTTAGAATTATAATCAACATAAACGGCATTTCTATCGATGATAAATTCTTTTGTGATAGGCGCACTCTTATTTCCTGCTTTGTCTTTGCTGTAAATATGTACCGAATAAACGGTTTTTTCTCCTAAACTTCCTGTTAAAGTAATTTCATTTTTTAATGAGGTAAAAAGGGGCGGCTCTATTTCGGTAACAATCTCGGCATCCGAAACCGGTTTTAAATTTATTTTTACGCTTGTATTTGTAGGAGACACCGGAGGATTAAAAACGGCTTCAGGTCTTTCCGGCGGAAGTTTATCGATAGTAAAAGCCGTTTTAAATTCACCATGAAAACGGTCTTCATAAAAAGCTCTTATTTTTACATCAAAAAAACGTTCTTGTCTTATTCCGGAGTCGAAAATCATTGAACCGTCTTTTGTAAATCGTTCGGATTTTTTTGTAGGCAATAAAAATGTTTTACCGTCTCCTACTTCAAAAAAATATGTATAACGGTTATCATCGAAATTAAGTTCAATATTTCTATTTACAGGTTCATTTGGAACCCAAGATAATAAAGGTTTTCGAGGTAAAAATATTTTATTTATTTTTCCGTCTTGAAAATCCTTGTTTGTCCAGTATAAAAACCGGTCTTTAGTCCTATCTGTAAAAATAGGGCCGTCATAAACATTTAAAAGTTCTGATAAAGACGGTTCATCATTTTTTTCGTCATCCTTTATCAAATAATAAACCGGAGATTCAAAATAAAAATTTATAAAATACCAATTTAAGATATCATAAGAATTACCGTTTTGCAGATTATCTTCATTATAGTCCATATCAGATATTTTAGGTGAAGGATAACCTGAAGGATCAACAGTATATTTTATTTCTTTTTCGGTTATAAGCCCTGATTCTCCCACTACCCTGATTTTTAAATCGATTTTACCGTCTTTTTCAAGAATTATAGGCTCAGTATACAAAAGACCGAATTCTGAAGGGTCGCTCCCATCAATTGAATACATAATTTGTGTTTTGGCCGGAGCTTTGATTATCAGTTTTTGTACTTCATTCCAAACACCCTCTTGAGGACTCAAAACATTTAAAAGTTTTTGCTGATCCGGAGCTTCAGCAATTAAATGAAAAGTTTCGCTTAATTTTCCAGAGCTGCTCTGAGCCCAAACACAAAGCTCGGCTCCAAAAGGAATAAAAATAGATTCCCCTTTTTTTATTTTTCCGCTTTTATATAAGTTATTTACAGGAATAAAAAAACGGTAAAAAGCGGAAACAGGATCTTCGCTTATATTTTCAGGGTATTTTACTGAAATATTTATCCCATCTTCTTGATAATTTTGTCTTATTTCAAAATCTTCAAATTCATCGCAGCATAGCTTAAATGAAAAAAATAAAAAAAA
Proteins encoded in this window:
- a CDS encoding ribonuclease HII translates to MLCGIDEAGRGPLAGPVTAAAVILPSSFDFSILKDSKKLTEKKREEVRKTIYADPNVLWSIGWASNYEIDEINILQATFLAMERAYEGLYLKLQEFCKLNSDKFIEPDIIVDGNFIPNIKNCSSIKALVKADDSVYEVMAASILAKTARDKMMIRYSWIYPEYGYEKHKGYGTKKHIEAIRFNGYSPIQRRSFFVKNL
- the recR gene encoding recombination mediator RecR, encoding MNAIDSVIDSFSRLPGIGHKSAARIAYHLLKQGHADALRLAEAVSTLHDKIHPCKVCGSYTEDEICSICADETRDRATICVVGFPQDVNTISSIPEYRGLFHVLGGLIAPLEGIGPDQLHISELIRRIHEGGITEVILATNPTIEGDTTALYIQKILQDLPVNITRLASGLPVGGDLEYADRLTLARSLNGRIKF
- a CDS encoding chitobiase/beta-hexosaminidase C-terminal domain-containing protein, whose protein sequence is MKIIKAPITLKISFIITFFLFFSFKLCCDEFEDFEIRQNYQEDGINISVKYPENISEDPVSAFYRFFIPVNNLYKSGKIKKGESIFIPFGAELCVWAQSSSGKLSETFHLIAEAPDQQKLLNVLSPQEGVWNEVQKLIIKAPAKTQIMYSIDGSDPSEFGLLYTEPIILEKDGKIDLKIRVVGESGLITEKEIKYTVDPSGYPSPKISDMDYNEDNLQNGNSYDILNWYFINFYFESPVYYLIKDDEKNDEPSLSELLNVYDGPIFTDRTKDRFLYWTNKDFQDGKINKIFLPRKPLLSWVPNEPVNRNIELNFDDNRYTYFFEVGDGKTFLLPTKKSERFTKDGSMIFDSGIRQERFFDVKIRAFYEDRFHGEFKTAFTIDKLPPERPEAVFNPPVSPTNTSVKINLKPVSDAEIVTEIEPPLFTSLKNEITLTGSLGEKTVYSVHIYSKDKAGNKSAPITKEFIIDRNAVYVDYNSKVKNSDGNPLKPFSSIYEAVDSINNISFLKTNTVSSEKWKIYVRGDCILNEPILITRNIKISSASSRSSIHVSKNAGFIVIGANFEIENCDIFRREPSEEPREVPVLYADKAEIKLNNVKLQAVEGGPILKSFYAHLDISDSTIISEQSNHCLIFNINNSSAVFKNLDFTGAGFSIAAISSVNSIIEMDDIRSSFTPEFTARFLEAWNSEISLGRLNLIRLPEAEANKDTAIWYNKNSKMDIKYQPIIQGFSKSIMREP
- a CDS encoding YbaB/EbfC family nucleoid-associated protein, whose amino-acid sequence is MNPFDIMKNAKEIQAKIANIKSDLDQEVVEGVSGGGLVKIRLKGSFEVESIFLDPIAVDNRDVPMLQDLIRAAHNDAVAKLKELLQNKLGPLASLAGGLPF
- a CDS encoding diphosphate--fructose-6-phosphate 1-phosphotransferase gives rise to the protein MNESTMQRLRYHYEPKIPKVFAEPLSLIKPEIGEATHAQSDQAELKEIFPHTYGMPIIRFVKGKSEVEHKPLKFGVILSGGQAPGGHNVISGLFDALKKGNANSKLYGFLSGPEGLIKGRYVEIKKALIDKYRNTGGFDIIGSGRTKIETEEQIESSIQNVKKLKLDALIIIGGDDSNTNAAFLAKYFIQAKLNTKVIGVPKTIDGDLKNQYIETSFGFDTATKLYSELIGNICRDVNSARKYWHFIKLMGRSASHIALECALKTQPNVCLIGEELAEKKVTLKQVTDYIVDIIVKRSQKGENFGVVLVPEGIIEFIPEMDELIEEINDIMAEKTSAFSKLKTFAGKKSWLQKHLSKKAFALFDNLPENISLQLLMDRDPHGNVQVSRIETEKLLIDLVTRKITEMKKEGTYNGKFSTYAHFFGYEGRSAFPSNFDSDYCYTLGFTAFLLALNGFSGYIASVKNLTDEVEHWLPCGVPLSMMMNMERRKGKMTPVIKKSVVDLNGKPFKTYEKNRDKWAVETLYRFPGAIQYFGDLEVCDIPTKTLLLEKGNLKEKRKKK